A window from Calliopsis andreniformis isolate RMS-2024a chromosome 5, iyCalAndr_principal, whole genome shotgun sequence encodes these proteins:
- the Xbp1 gene encoding X box binding protein 1 produces MSVLKSVIITLPKGLTKAPGVISASELGKPKFNFTTSILADKPKMDSKKIAKHEEMQDESALFKTDVCVRGKKRRLDHLTWEEKLQRKKLKNRVAAQTSRDRKKAKLDELEETVRALREQNELLTQECSMLRSQNELLVTETKRLRKEKDSKNEELVCSMCQSRVGCAVSSLGSTVSPTHPLQQGGTTQLAPSLTLTPGAAILLKILTIYLLLKNCLVTSKETITSNDLKNLQRAFCERLPQKWKQILIEQMNKCQSRKIPLRNVTIQKEWWGRHQKMWKPVEPLEA; encoded by the exons ATGAGCGTATTGAAGAGTGTTATCATCACGCTGCCTAAGGGCCTGACCAAGGCCCCTGGCGTCATCTCGGCCAGCGAGTTGGGGAAACCGAAATTTAATTTCACCACCTCGATATTGGCCGACAAGCCGAAGATGGACTCGAAGAAAATCGCGAAACACGAGGAAATGCAAGACGAGAGCGCGCTATTCAAGACAGACGTCTGTGTTCGCGGGAAGAAACGACGTCTGGACCACTTGACGTGGGAAGAGAAGCTGCAGCGGAA GAAACTCAAAAACAGAGTAGCTGCTCAAACTTCTCGGGATCGTAAGAAGGCTAAATTAGATGAATTGGAAGAGACAGTTAGGGCACTAAGAGAGCAGAATGAATTATTAACTCAAGAGTGTTCGATGTTAAGGTCACAGAATGAGTTGTTGGTTACGGAAACCAAGAGGTTGAGGAAGGAAAAGGATAGTAAAAACGAAGAATTGGTCTGCTCCATGTGTCAGAGTCGTGTCGGCTGTGCTGTGTCCTCGCTGGGATCTACAGTGTCCCCCACTCACCCTCTGCAGCAGGGTGGAACAACACAGCTGGCACCGTCCCTGACACTAACCCCAGGGGCAGCAATTCTTCTGAAGATACTGACCATTTACCTCCTCTTGAAGAACTGTTTGGTGACCTCCAAGGAGACGATTACATCGAACGACTTGAAGAACTTGCAGAGAGCCTTCTGCGAGAGGTTACCGCAGAAGTGGAAGCAAATCCTCATAGAACAAATGAACAA GTGTCAGTCAAGGAAAATACCACTGAGAAATGTGACCATTCAAAAGGAATGGTGGGGCAGGCACCAAAAAATGTGGAAGCCAGTAGAGCCTCTAGAAGCGTGA